The Pleuronectes platessa chromosome 11, fPlePla1.1, whole genome shotgun sequence genome includes a window with the following:
- the LOC128450701 gene encoding glutathione-specific gamma-glutamylcyclotransferase 1, with amino-acid sequence MKPRDIMKEKSSLWIFGYGSLVWKPGFAYKRSSIGHIKGYKRRFWHGDDFYRGDKAKPGRVVTLVEDEEACTWGVAYEVTDSQIEESLQYLKMREVVFGGYITQMVEFIPKDKGQAPLLALVYIATSNNPIYLGPASDKEIAAQITVCRGNTGHNIEYLVRLAEFMRLSCPEVEDEHLFSIEAAALNIFSDCGGITPPEQKPILLGAT; translated from the exons ATGAAGCCTCGGGACATCATGAAGGAGAAGAGCAGCCTGTGGATATTTGGATACGGATCCTTAGTGTGGAAACCTGGGTTTGCTTATAAAAGGAGCAGCATCGGTCACATTAAAGGATACAAGAGACGATTCTGGCATGGAGATGATTTCTACAGAGGGGACAAGGCAAAG CCAGGCAGAGTGGTCACActggtggaggatgaggag GCTTGCACATGGGGCGTGGCCTACGAAGTCACAGACTCCCAGATTGAAGAATCCCTTCAGTACCTGAAAATGAGAGAGGTGGTGTTTGGCGGCTATATAACACAGATGGTGGAGTTCATCCCCAAGGACAAAGGCCAGGCTCCACTGCTGGCCCTCGTCTACATCGCCACCTCCAACAACCCCATCTACCTGGGGCCGGCCTCGGACAAGGAGATCGCTGCCCAGATCACCGTCTGCAGGGGCAACACGGGCCACAACATCGAGTACCTGGTCCGGCTGGCCGAGTTCATGAGGCTGTCCTGCCCCGAGGTGGAGGATGAGCACCTCTTCTCCATCGAGGCAGCGGCTCTGAACATTTTCAGTGACTGTGGGGGGATCACGCCCCCAGAACAGAAACCAATACTGTTGGGAGCCACATAG
- the LOC128451223 gene encoding delta-like protein 4 encodes MAVWFTSILTIVLSLFTQVLGSGVFELDLHHFQNTKGLLANGLSCSMSGCRTYFRVCLKNFQKPVSTGRYIFGQAATPVLGTDSFSIRPDARLRLPLNFTWPGAFSLVIEAWYSPTADQPGDPSNPDFLIGSYAIQRQLGIGHEWSQDGTTHGTQTELRYSYRFICNEHYYGDTCSKICTPRDDHFGHYTCNPDGQKACLPGWKGAYCQEPICLDGCNERSGNCTLPGECKCREGWQGLFCDVCKLHPSCKHGTCKEPWQCTCKEGWGGIFCDQDLNYCTHHKPCANGATCMNTGHGSYTCTCLPGFNGVNCDFEVRECHGQPCQNGGHCLDSEDGYRCECQPGFEGTRCENKMLTCADAPCFHSGRCKERDHGNSYICECQAGYTGLNCEMKVDKCTALQCVNGGHCVTQGNLRLCSCRSGFTGHRCEININDCARNPCANGSTCIDRINDYTCNCPPGYTGRHCDKPTDRCASWPCLNGGTCTTGATGPPACICPVHYSGPQCQSSDVPLANTPSPNIGWESNDKLSLAAISLGAGLVAVLVLVCMVAVLIRHIKKQRTKERNSETMNNLSKVDFQKDNLISSLDLKNTNKMIDQEVECPREKSNHKQINHYHLDYKTSLGYKDEMSLLDKDENCEKTREDKKHQSRMYSERPECRVSTICSSRDSMYQSVFVIAEEKNECIIATEV; translated from the exons ATGGCCGTTTGGTTCACCTCTATCCTCACAATAGTTTTATCATTATTTACTCAG GTTCTGGGATCAGGTGTGTTCGAGCTGGATCTCCATCACTTTCAGAATACTAAAGGTTTGCTGGCAAACGGACTCAGCTGCAGCATGAGCGGCTGCAGGACTTATTTCAGGGTTTGCTTGAAGAACTTTCAGAAGCCGGTGTCAACCGGACGCTACATATTCGGCCAAGCTGCCACACCTGTCCTGGGCACCGACTCCTTCAGCATCCGGCCAGACGCCAGGCTGCGTCTACCGCTCAACTTCACCTGGCCG GGTGCGTTCTCCCTAGTTATTGAAGCCTGGTATTCTCCTACAGCGGACCAACCTGGAG ACCCCTCCAACCCTGATTTCTTGATTGGCTCTTATGCCATCCAAAGACAGTTGGGAATAGGGCATGAGTGGTCCCAGGATGGGACCACTCACGGGACGCAGACGGAGCTAAGGTACTCATACCGGTTCATCTGCAATGAACATTACTACGGGGACACTTGTTCCAAAATATGCACACCGAGAGACGACCATTTTGGCCACTACACCTGCAACCCTGATGGGCAAAAAGCCTGTCTGCCGGGATGGAAGGGAGCATACTGCCAAGAAC caATCTGTCTTGATGGCTGCAATGAGAGGAGTGGAAACTGTACATTACCCGGAGAGTGCAA GTGCAGAGAGGGCTGGCAGGGACTCTTTTGTGATGTGTGTAAACTCCATCCGTCCTGTAAACATGGTACCTGTAAAGAACCGTGGCAGTGCACCTGCAAAGAAGGCTGGGGAGGCATCTTTTGTGACCAAG ATCTGAACTACTGCACCCATCACAAACCCTGTGCCAACGGGGCCACGTGCATGAACACGGGCCACGGCAGCTACACCTGCACCTGCTTGCCAGGCTTCAACGGGGTCAACTGTGATTTCGAGGTCAGGGAGTGTCACGGCCAGCCCTGTCAAAACGGAGGCCACTGCCTG GACTCTGAGGACGGCTATAGGTGTGAATGCCAGCCGGGGTTTGAAGGGACTCGCTGTGAGAACAAGATGCTGACCTGTGCAGACGCACCCTGCTTCCACAGTGGCAGGTGCAAAGAGAGGGATCATGGGAATAGCTACATTTGTGAGTGTCAAGCAGGATACACTGGACTCAACTGTGAGATGAAGGTGGATAAATGTACCGCACTGCAATGCGTCAACG GCGGACATTGTGTGACCCAAGGTAACCTCCGACTGTGCAGCTGCCGCTCAGGCTTCACAGGACACCGCTGTGAGATCAACATCAACGATTGCGCCCGAAACCCCTGTGCAAACGGGTCCACCTGCATCGACCGCATTAACGACTACACCTGCAACTGCCCCCCGGGGTACACGGGTCGCCACTGCGACAAGCCCACAGACCGCTGTGCCTCTTGGCCCTGCTTGAATGGAGGGACCTGCACCACGGGAGCCACAGGCCCGCCGGCCTGCATCTGCCCTGTCCATTACAGCGGACCCCAGTGCCAGTCCAGCGATGTGCCTTTAGCCAACACCCCCAGCCCAAACATAGGCTGGGAGTCCAATGACAAGCTGAGCCTGGCAGCCATCAGTTTAGGAGCAGGCCTGGTGGCTGTTCTGGTGCTCGTCTGCATGGTCGCGGTGCTCATACGTCACATCAAGAAGCAGAGAACCAAGGAGCGGAACTCAGAGACTATGAACAACCTCTCCAAGGTGGACTTTCAGAAAGACAACCTCATCTCTTCTCTAGACCTCAAGAATACTAATAAAATGATAGATCAGGAGGTGGAATGTCCCAGGGAAAAGTCGaatcacaaacaaatcaaccacTACCACCTGGACTATAAAACATCTCTGGGGTACAAGGATGAAATGTCCCTTCTGGACAAAGATGAAAACTGTGAAAAGACGAGAGAAGACAAAAAGCATCAGAGTAGAATGTACAG TGAAAGACCAGAGTGTAGAGTATCGACAATATGTTCTTCCAGAGACTCGATGTACCAGTCCGTCTTTGTAATAGCAGAGGAGAAAAACGAATGCATCATTGCAACTGAG gtaTAA